From one Streptomyces sp. SCSIO 30461 genomic stretch:
- a CDS encoding N,N-dimethylformamidase beta subunit family domain-containing protein: MGAEQIRRWESGALVHAVSDPFGQGPLPWLRNSEQYFDDAGQVVPWYADPDPGRGDSTRGRPRTADDVRRQIKGFASSGAVAPGEAIDFHVTVNPPQQFSVDVYRIGHYGGDGAAKITTSPRLAGIVQPPPLTAERTVSCHHWWLSWRLQVPSYWSIGAYVAVLTTVDGHRSHIPFTVRDDHPADLLLLLPDVTWQAYNLYPEDGRTGASLYHAWDEHGRLLGEEDAAITVSFDRPYAGAGLPLHVGHAYDFIRWAERYGYHLAYADTRDLHAGRVDPTRYRGLVFPGHDEYWSAPMRRTVESARSHGTSVVFLSANTMYWQVELGPSASGVPDRLLTCRKRRGPGRPALWREAGRPEQQLLGIQYAGRVPEPHPLVVRNADHWLWEATGAGEGDEIAGLVAGEADRYYPRTTLPEHQGRILLAHSPYQDGEGAVRHQETSLYRAPSGAWVFASGTFAWSPALDRPGHVDARIQRATANLLDRICKRD; encoded by the coding sequence ATGGGGGCGGAGCAGATCCGGCGCTGGGAGTCAGGCGCCCTCGTACATGCGGTCTCCGATCCTTTCGGCCAGGGCCCACTGCCCTGGCTGCGGAACAGCGAGCAGTACTTCGACGACGCCGGCCAGGTCGTCCCCTGGTACGCGGACCCCGATCCGGGCCGCGGCGACAGCACCCGGGGCCGACCCCGTACCGCCGATGATGTCCGCCGCCAGATCAAGGGCTTCGCCTCCAGCGGGGCGGTCGCCCCTGGTGAGGCCATCGACTTCCATGTGACGGTCAACCCGCCGCAGCAGTTCTCCGTGGACGTCTATCGCATCGGCCACTACGGCGGGGACGGCGCAGCCAAGATCACCACCAGTCCGCGGCTCGCCGGCATCGTCCAGCCCCCGCCGCTCACCGCCGAGCGCACCGTTTCCTGCCACCACTGGTGGCTCTCCTGGCGCCTCCAGGTCCCCTCGTACTGGTCGATCGGGGCGTATGTCGCCGTCCTCACCACGGTGGACGGGCATCGCTCCCATATCCCCTTCACCGTGCGGGACGACCATCCGGCCGATCTGCTGTTGCTGCTGCCGGACGTCACCTGGCAGGCGTACAACCTCTATCCGGAAGACGGCAGGACCGGCGCCAGCCTCTACCACGCCTGGGATGAACACGGCCGACTGCTCGGCGAGGAGGACGCCGCGATCACGGTCTCGTTCGACCGCCCCTACGCGGGCGCGGGCCTGCCGCTCCACGTCGGACACGCGTACGACTTCATCCGCTGGGCCGAGCGCTACGGCTACCACCTGGCCTACGCCGACACCCGCGATCTGCACGCGGGCCGGGTGGACCCCACCCGCTACCGGGGGCTGGTGTTCCCCGGGCATGACGAATACTGGTCGGCGCCCATGCGCCGCACTGTCGAGTCAGCCCGCAGCCACGGCACATCCGTGGTCTTCCTCTCCGCCAACACCATGTACTGGCAGGTTGAGCTGGGGCCGTCGGCATCGGGGGTCCCCGACCGGCTGCTCACCTGCCGCAAGCGTCGTGGCCCCGGGCGCCCGGCGCTCTGGCGCGAGGCGGGCCGGCCTGAGCAGCAGTTGCTGGGCATCCAGTACGCGGGCCGGGTCCCCGAACCGCACCCCCTGGTCGTGCGCAACGCCGATCACTGGCTGTGGGAGGCGACCGGGGCGGGTGAGGGCGACGAGATCGCCGGTCTTGTCGCGGGCGAGGCCGACCGGTACTACCCCCGCACCACGCTCCCGGAGCACCAGGGCCGCATCCTGCTCGCCCACTCGCCCTACCAGGACGGTGAGGGTGCCGTCCGGCACCAGGAGACCTCCCTCTATCGCGCGCCCTCCGGCGCCTGGGTGTTCGCATCGGGCACCTTCGCCTGGTCACCGGCGCTCGACCGGCCGGGGCATGTGGACGCCAGGATCCAGCGGGCCACCGCCAATCTGCTGGACCGGATCTGCAAGCGGGACTGA
- a CDS encoding phosphoribosylaminoimidazolesuccinocarboxamide synthase: MSGFVEKPEPLQVPGLTHVHTGKVRDLYRTEAGQLVMVASDRISAYDWVLPTEIPDKGRILTQLSLWWFELLEDLVPNHVLSTELPAGAPADWEGRTLVCEALEMIPVECVARGYLAGSGLVEYNATRTVCGLGLPEGLVDGSELPAPIFTPATKAAVGDHDENVSYEEVAHQIGVETAALLRQKTLAVYGRAADIAGERGLILADTKFEFGFTRGDGGSKPALVLADEVLTPDSSRYWPADAWQPGRAQPSYDKQYVRDWLTSPASGWDRKSEQPPPPLPPEVVAATRAKYAEAYELLTGIPWS; encoded by the coding sequence GTGTCCGGATTCGTAGAAAAGCCCGAGCCGCTCCAGGTTCCGGGGCTGACGCACGTCCACACCGGCAAGGTGCGTGATCTGTACCGGACCGAAGCGGGCCAACTGGTGATGGTCGCGAGCGACCGGATCTCCGCGTACGACTGGGTGCTGCCGACAGAGATCCCCGACAAGGGGCGAATCCTCACGCAGCTCTCCCTCTGGTGGTTCGAGCTCCTTGAAGATCTCGTCCCCAACCATGTGCTCTCCACCGAACTCCCTGCCGGGGCACCCGCCGACTGGGAAGGGCGCACCCTCGTCTGCGAGGCCCTGGAGATGATCCCGGTCGAGTGTGTGGCCCGCGGCTATCTCGCCGGCTCCGGTCTGGTCGAGTACAACGCCACGCGCACCGTCTGCGGGCTCGGTCTCCCCGAGGGCCTTGTGGACGGTTCCGAGCTGCCCGCCCCGATCTTCACCCCCGCCACCAAGGCCGCCGTCGGAGACCACGACGAGAACGTCTCGTACGAGGAGGTCGCCCACCAGATCGGCGTGGAGACCGCAGCACTGCTGCGCCAGAAGACCCTCGCCGTCTACGGGCGGGCCGCGGACATCGCGGGTGAGCGAGGGCTCATCCTCGCCGACACCAAGTTCGAGTTCGGCTTCACGAGGGGAGACGGCGGCAGCAAGCCCGCACTGGTCCTCGCCGACGAGGTACTGACACCGGACTCCTCGCGCTACTGGCCCGCCGACGCCTGGCAGCCGGGGCGCGCCCAGCCGTCGTACGACAAGCAGTACGTACGGGACTGGCTCACCTCGCCCGCGTCCGGCTGGGATCGCAAGAGCGAGCAGCCGCCTCCCCCGCTGCCCCCGGAGGTGGTGGCAGCGACCCGCGCCAAGTACGCGGAAGCCTATGAGCTGCTGACCGGCATCCCCTGGTCGTAG
- a CDS encoding Lsr2 family protein, whose protein sequence is MAQRVVVTLSDDIDGGTAAETVRFGLDGKSYEIDLNPANAKKLRKVLAPYVAAGRKAAKRPGRARQDYRHTTLEPAPAAVRAWAQSNKMEVPARGRIPKRVYEAFRQAS, encoded by the coding sequence GTGGCTCAGCGCGTAGTAGTCACCCTCTCCGACGACATCGACGGCGGGACGGCGGCGGAAACGGTCCGGTTCGGCCTGGACGGGAAGTCGTACGAGATCGACCTCAATCCCGCCAACGCAAAGAAACTGCGCAAGGTTCTCGCTCCCTACGTGGCGGCGGGGCGCAAGGCGGCGAAGCGCCCGGGCAGAGCCCGCCAGGATTACCGGCACACCACGCTGGAGCCGGCCCCTGCGGCCGTTCGCGCCTGGGCCCAGTCCAACAAGATGGAGGTGCCGGCCAGGGGCCGCATCCCCAAGCGGGTGTACGAGGCGTTCCGCCAGGCGAGCTGA
- the purS gene encoding phosphoribosylformylglycinamidine synthase subunit PurS produces MARVVVDVMLKPEILDPQGQAVQRALPRLGFEGIADVRQGKRFELEVEGPVDAAALARIHEMAETFLANTVIEDFAVKVES; encoded by the coding sequence GTGGCACGCGTCGTAGTCGACGTCATGCTCAAGCCGGAGATCCTCGACCCGCAGGGCCAGGCGGTGCAGCGCGCACTGCCCCGCCTGGGTTTCGAGGGGATCGCGGACGTACGTCAGGGGAAGCGCTTCGAGCTCGAGGTGGAGGGGCCGGTCGATGCCGCCGCCCTCGCCCGCATCCACGAGATGGCCGAAACGTTCCTCGCCAACACCGTCATCGAGGACTTCGCCGTGAAGGTGGAGTCGTGA
- the purQ gene encoding phosphoribosylformylglycinamidine synthase subunit PurQ encodes MTARIGVVTFPGTLDDQDALRAVHIAGAEPVSLWHRDKDLKQVDAVVLAGGFSYGDYLRAGAISRFSPVMETLIEEARAGLPVLGICNGFQILTEAHLLPGAMLRNNHLHFICRDQRLRVENAETAWTADYAQGQEISVPLKNMDGRYVADERTLDELEAEGRVAFRYLDLNPNGSLRGIAGITNAAGNVVGLMPHPEHAVEPLIGTGGTDGLGFFTSIIKKLVAA; translated from the coding sequence GTGACCGCTCGTATCGGAGTCGTCACCTTCCCCGGCACGCTGGACGACCAGGACGCACTGCGCGCCGTCCACATCGCGGGCGCCGAGCCCGTCTCGCTGTGGCACCGCGACAAGGACCTCAAGCAGGTCGACGCGGTCGTGCTCGCCGGCGGCTTCTCCTACGGCGACTACCTGCGGGCGGGCGCCATCTCCCGCTTCTCGCCGGTGATGGAGACCCTCATCGAGGAGGCGAGGGCCGGTCTGCCGGTCCTCGGTATCTGCAACGGCTTCCAGATCCTCACCGAGGCCCATCTGCTGCCGGGCGCGATGCTGCGGAACAACCATCTGCACTTCATCTGCCGCGACCAGAGGCTGCGCGTGGAGAACGCGGAGACCGCCTGGACCGCCGACTACGCGCAGGGCCAGGAGATCTCCGTCCCGCTGAAGAACATGGACGGCCGGTACGTCGCCGACGAGCGCACGCTCGACGAGCTGGAGGCCGAGGGCCGGGTCGCGTTCCGCTACCTCGACCTGAACCCGAACGGCTCGCTCCGCGGCATCGCGGGTATCACCAACGCCGCGGGCAATGTCGTCGGCCTGATGCCCCACCCCGAGCACGCCGTTGAGCCGCTGATCGGCACCGGCGGCACGGACGGCCTCGGATTCTTCACCTCGATCATCAAGAAGCTGGTCGCCGCATGA
- the purL gene encoding phosphoribosylformylglycinamidine synthase subunit PurL has translation MTLDTVKHATETPEVEQPWKELGLKEDEYARIREILGRRPTGAELAMYSVMWSEHCSYKSSKVHLRQFGEKAPENDALLVGIGENAGVVDVGQGYAVTFKVESHNHPSYIEPYQGAATGVGGIVRDILAMGARPVAVMDPLRFGAAEHPDTKRVLPGVVAGIGGYGNCLGLPNIGGEVVFDSCYQGNPLVNALCVGVMKHEDIHLAKASGAGNKVILYGARTGGDGIGGVSVLASETFDDTKPAKRPAVQVGDPFQEKLLIECTLEVFEEKLVAGIQDLGGAGLSCATSELASAGSGGMRVELDTVPLRDATLSPEEILMSESQERMCAIVEPQYVDRFMEICEKWDVIATVIGEVTDGERLEIFWHGEQIVDVPPRTVAHEGPVYERPYARPEWQDALQADDAGRLPRPGGGDELREQVLRLTGSPNQASKSWITDQYDRFVQGNTVLSQPEDSGMVRIDPDTNLGVAVATDGNGRYAKLDPYAGAQLALAEAYRNVAATGAKPLAVSDCLNFGSPEDPAVMWQFAEATRGLADACQILGTPVTGGNVSLYNQTGETAIHPTPVVAVLGVIDDVTRRTPMAFAEEGQLLYLLGDTREEFGGSAWSQVVHGHLGGLPPKVDLDRERLLAEILISASRDGMVDAAHDLSDGGLIQAVTESCLRGGKGARLIVPDGLDAFTFLFSESAGRAVVAVPRSEELRFTDMCGARGLPAMRIGVIDGDAVEVQGEFGIPLSELRTAHEETVPGLFA, from the coding sequence ATGACTCTCGACACCGTCAAGCACGCCACCGAGACACCCGAGGTCGAGCAGCCCTGGAAGGAGCTCGGCCTCAAGGAGGACGAGTACGCGCGGATCCGCGAGATCCTCGGGCGCCGTCCCACGGGCGCCGAGCTCGCGATGTACTCGGTCATGTGGTCCGAGCACTGCTCGTACAAGAGCAGCAAGGTCCATCTGCGCCAGTTCGGCGAGAAGGCCCCCGAGAACGACGCCCTGCTCGTCGGTATCGGTGAGAACGCGGGCGTCGTGGACGTCGGCCAGGGCTACGCGGTCACCTTCAAGGTCGAGTCGCACAACCACCCCAGCTACATCGAGCCCTACCAGGGCGCGGCCACGGGCGTCGGCGGCATCGTCCGCGACATCCTCGCCATGGGTGCCCGTCCGGTCGCGGTGATGGACCCGCTGCGCTTCGGCGCGGCCGAGCACCCCGACACCAAGCGCGTGCTGCCTGGCGTCGTCGCGGGCATCGGCGGCTACGGAAACTGCCTGGGCCTGCCGAACATCGGCGGCGAGGTCGTCTTCGACTCCTGCTACCAGGGCAACCCGCTGGTCAACGCCCTGTGCGTGGGCGTGATGAAGCACGAGGACATCCACCTCGCGAAGGCGTCCGGAGCCGGGAACAAGGTGATCCTCTACGGCGCCCGCACCGGCGGTGACGGCATCGGCGGCGTGTCAGTGCTCGCGTCCGAGACCTTCGACGACACAAAGCCGGCCAAGCGTCCGGCGGTCCAGGTCGGCGACCCGTTCCAGGAGAAGCTCCTCATCGAGTGCACCCTGGAGGTCTTCGAGGAGAAGCTGGTCGCCGGCATCCAGGACCTCGGCGGCGCAGGCCTGTCGTGCGCCACATCGGAGCTGGCGAGCGCCGGCTCGGGCGGCATGCGGGTCGAACTCGACACCGTGCCGCTGCGCGACGCGACCCTCTCGCCCGAGGAGATCCTCATGAGCGAGTCGCAGGAGCGGATGTGCGCGATCGTGGAACCGCAGTACGTCGACCGCTTCATGGAGATCTGCGAGAAGTGGGACGTCATCGCCACCGTGATCGGTGAGGTGACCGACGGCGAACGCCTTGAGATCTTCTGGCACGGCGAGCAGATCGTGGACGTGCCGCCGCGCACCGTCGCCCACGAGGGACCGGTGTACGAGCGCCCGTACGCACGCCCCGAGTGGCAGGACGCGCTCCAGGCCGACGATGCGGGCAGGTTGCCGCGCCCCGGAGGCGGCGATGAACTGCGCGAGCAGGTCCTGAGGCTCACCGGGTCCCCGAACCAGGCGTCGAAGTCCTGGATCACGGACCAGTACGACCGCTTCGTGCAGGGCAACACCGTGCTCTCCCAGCCCGAGGACTCGGGCATGGTCCGGATCGACCCGGACACCAACCTCGGTGTCGCGGTCGCGACGGACGGCAACGGCCGGTACGCCAAGCTCGACCCGTACGCGGGCGCGCAGCTCGCGCTGGCCGAGGCGTACCGCAATGTCGCCGCGACCGGTGCCAAGCCGCTGGCCGTCTCGGACTGCCTCAACTTCGGCTCGCCCGAGGATCCGGCCGTGATGTGGCAGTTCGCCGAGGCCACCCGTGGTCTCGCGGACGCCTGCCAGATCCTCGGCACCCCGGTGACCGGCGGCAACGTCTCGCTCTACAACCAGACGGGCGAGACGGCGATCCATCCGACGCCGGTCGTGGCGGTGCTGGGGGTGATCGACGACGTGACGCGACGTACGCCGATGGCGTTCGCCGAGGAGGGGCAGCTGCTGTACCTGCTGGGCGACACCCGCGAGGAGTTCGGCGGCTCAGCCTGGTCGCAGGTGGTGCACGGGCATCTCGGCGGTCTGCCGCCGAAGGTCGACCTGGACCGGGAGCGGCTGCTCGCCGAGATCCTGATCTCGGCGTCACGCGACGGCATGGTCGACGCGGCGCACGACCTCTCGGACGGCGGTCTGATCCAGGCCGTCACCGAGTCCTGCCTGCGTGGCGGCAAGGGTGCCCGCCTGATCGTCCCCGACGGACTGGACGCCTTCACCTTCCTGTTCAGCGAGTCGGCGGGCCGTGCGGTCGTGGCCGTCCCGCGCAGCGAGGAGCTCCGCTTCACCGACATGTGCGGGGCGCGGGGTCTGCCCGCCATGCGGATCGGTGTGATCGACGGGGACGCTGTGGAGGTACAGGGCGAGTTCGGCATCCCGCTGAGCGAGCTGCGCACGGCGCACGAGGAGACCGTCCCGGGGCTGTTCGCCTGA
- a CDS encoding GNAT family N-acetyltransferase has protein sequence MEVASLLPLTTARLSLRLFTPGDADDLYAYQSLPSVARYLYRPVHTRERSEQVAAERAAQTAWRTDGDKLALAVCRRDEPGVLGEVSLALADARAAQAEIGWTLDPSHQGHGYATEAAAALAGFAFGTLGVHRLYARLDVENTGSVRVCERLGMRREAHLVENDLDGDRWGSEYIYAALSADLGSRSDD, from the coding sequence GTGGAAGTCGCTTCGCTGCTGCCGTTGACCACGGCCCGGTTGTCGCTGCGTCTGTTCACTCCAGGCGACGCCGACGACCTGTACGCCTACCAGAGCCTGCCGAGCGTGGCGCGCTACTTGTACCGGCCGGTGCACACGCGTGAGCGCAGCGAGCAGGTTGCCGCCGAGCGCGCGGCGCAGACGGCCTGGCGTACCGATGGGGACAAGCTGGCGCTCGCTGTCTGCCGACGTGATGAGCCCGGCGTCCTTGGCGAGGTGAGCCTTGCCCTGGCCGATGCCCGCGCCGCCCAGGCCGAGATCGGCTGGACTCTCGACCCAAGTCACCAGGGGCATGGCTACGCGACCGAGGCGGCCGCGGCGCTGGCCGGGTTTGCCTTCGGCACGCTGGGCGTGCACCGGCTCTACGCACGGCTGGATGTGGAGAACACCGGGTCTGTGCGGGTCTGTGAGCGTCTCGGGATGCGCCGGGAGGCGCACCTGGTCGAGAACGACCTCGACGGGGATCGCTGGGGCAGCGAGTACATCTACGCGGCTTTGTCTGCGGATCTTGGCAGTCGATCAGACGATTGA
- a CDS encoding sterol carrier family protein, translated as MPPARKRARSYDHAKISAAVLAQLDHVRQAVRTLTPEELAAPTRLGTWTVRELAVHIAQATGSVAAAAALPEPPKQDFALLDWPLRTVEQSAAIDRGAREAAEALATPAALDELYGRTAGALTETLQAGGGDRLLATRRGAMRLGDHLVTRAVELIVHTDDLNAATGRDIPLERQALAACVRLLADTLAVKAPGGSVEVRIPPYAVVQCVEGPRHTRGTPPNVVETDPLTWVGLATGRTGWDEALAAARVSASGERADISGLLPLLA; from the coding sequence ATGCCACCAGCCAGGAAACGCGCCCGAAGCTATGACCACGCCAAGATCAGCGCGGCGGTGCTCGCGCAGCTCGACCATGTACGGCAGGCGGTACGTACGCTGACGCCCGAGGAACTGGCCGCCCCCACCAGGCTCGGCACCTGGACGGTCCGCGAACTCGCCGTGCATATCGCGCAGGCCACCGGGTCGGTGGCCGCCGCCGCCGCTCTCCCGGAGCCGCCGAAGCAGGACTTCGCGCTGCTGGACTGGCCGCTGCGCACCGTCGAGCAGTCCGCCGCGATCGACCGGGGGGCCCGCGAGGCGGCCGAAGCCCTCGCCACCCCGGCTGCCCTGGACGAGTTGTACGGCAGGACCGCAGGGGCGCTCACGGAGACGCTCCAGGCCGGCGGTGGCGACCGGCTGCTCGCCACCCGCCGGGGCGCGATGCGCCTTGGCGACCACCTGGTCACGCGCGCCGTGGAACTGATCGTCCACACCGATGATCTGAACGCCGCGACCGGACGTGACATCCCCCTCGAACGGCAGGCGCTCGCCGCCTGTGTACGGCTGCTCGCGGACACCCTCGCCGTGAAGGCCCCGGGCGGCTCTGTCGAGGTGCGCATCCCGCCGTACGCGGTGGTGCAGTGCGTCGAAGGCCCCCGGCACACTCGGGGAACCCCGCCCAATGTGGTCGAGACAGACCCGCTCACGTGGGTCGGGCTGGCGACCGGACGCACCGGATGGGACGAGGCGCTTGCCGCCGCTCGGGTGAGCGCCAGTGGTGAACGCGCCGACATTTCCGGCCTGCTGCCCCTTCTTGCCTGA
- a CDS encoding META domain-containing protein, whose translation MRTKQIVPGTTGQTMPLTLALTALLALTACGTEKGPGSEGASEVRPEIPVTGVHWTVDSVTVDGRKTAAPEGAHVLIDTKGRAEGNFGCNHFGADATVDGSTITVGQVERTEMGCAKDVDAFERTMTEAFSGKLDAKRSDGSLTLTTERGDSIALTEQQPAPLVGTKWTVTALLTGDRAASVPVGAEKRAFLELGRDGSVRGNLGCNTFSGTAKVSESGSTITFGRLATTRRMCAPPQMTLEGELSKVLRGTVSYELDHRRLSLTGSADDGSGKGAEATAP comes from the coding sequence ATGCGAACCAAGCAGATCGTTCCCGGTACCACTGGGCAGACCATGCCCCTGACCCTGGCCCTGACTGCCCTCCTCGCACTGACCGCCTGCGGCACCGAAAAGGGGCCCGGCAGCGAAGGCGCATCCGAAGTACGGCCCGAGATCCCCGTCACCGGTGTGCACTGGACCGTCGACAGCGTGACCGTCGACGGCAGGAAGACGGCCGCGCCCGAAGGCGCCCACGTCCTGATCGACACCAAGGGCCGAGCCGAGGGCAACTTCGGCTGCAACCACTTCGGCGCCGATGCCACCGTGGACGGCAGCACGATCACCGTCGGCCAGGTCGAGCGGACCGAGATGGGCTGCGCCAAGGACGTCGACGCGTTCGAGCGCACGATGACCGAGGCCTTCTCCGGGAAACTCGACGCGAAGCGCTCGGACGGGTCCTTGACGCTGACCACCGAACGTGGTGACAGCATCGCCCTCACCGAGCAGCAGCCCGCCCCGCTCGTCGGCACCAAGTGGACCGTCACCGCCCTGCTCACCGGTGACCGGGCCGCTTCGGTGCCGGTGGGGGCCGAGAAGCGGGCGTTTCTCGAGCTGGGCAGGGACGGTTCGGTACGGGGCAACCTCGGCTGCAACACCTTCAGCGGTACGGCGAAGGTCTCCGAGTCGGGATCCACGATCACCTTCGGCAGGCTCGCCACCACACGCCGGATGTGCGCGCCACCGCAGATGACGCTGGAGGGCGAGCTGAGCAAGGTGCTCAGGGGGACGGTGTCGTACGAGCTCGACCATCGGCGCCTCAGTCTGACCGGCAGCGCAGACGACGGCAGTGGCAAGGGGGCCGAGGCGACCGCGCCCTGA
- the purF gene encoding amidophosphoribosyltransferase: MPRGDGRLNHDLLPGEKGPQDACGVFGVWAPGEEVAKLTYFGLYALQHRGQESAGIAVSNGSQILVFKDMGLVSQVFDETSLGSLRGHIAVGHARYSTTGASVWENAQPTFRATANGSIALGHNGNLVNTAQLAEMVADLPRRDGRATQVAATNDTDLVTALLAGQTDDDGKPLTIEQAAAKVLPEVRGAFSLVFMDEHTLYAARDPQGIRPLVLGRLERGWVVASETAALDICGAGFVREIEPGEMIAIDEQGLRTSRFAEAKPKGCVFEYVYLARPDTEIAGRNVYLSRVEMGRRLAEEAPVDADLVIATPESGTPAAIGYAEASGIPFGAGLVKNAYVGRTFIQPSQTIRQLGIRLKLNPLKEVIEGKRLVVVDDSIVRGNTQRALVRMLREAGAAEVHVRISSPPVKWPCFFGIDFATRAELIANGMTIEEIGASLGADSLSYISIDGMIEATTIAKPNLCRACFDGEYPMELPDPELLGKQLLETELAGGADAADALRRP, translated from the coding sequence GTGCCACGTGGTGACGGACGACTCAACCACGACCTGCTCCCCGGCGAGAAGGGCCCCCAGGACGCATGCGGCGTCTTCGGTGTCTGGGCTCCGGGTGAAGAGGTCGCCAAGCTCACGTACTTCGGGCTCTACGCCCTCCAACACCGGGGCCAGGAATCCGCGGGTATCGCGGTCAGCAACGGCTCCCAGATCCTCGTCTTCAAGGACATGGGCCTCGTGTCCCAGGTCTTCGACGAGACCTCCCTCGGCTCCCTCCGCGGTCATATCGCCGTCGGACACGCCCGCTACTCGACCACCGGTGCCTCCGTGTGGGAGAACGCGCAGCCGACCTTCCGGGCCACTGCCAACGGCTCGATCGCGCTCGGTCACAACGGCAACCTGGTCAACACGGCGCAACTCGCCGAGATGGTCGCGGACCTGCCCCGCAGGGACGGCCGTGCCACTCAGGTCGCCGCCACCAACGACACCGACCTCGTCACCGCGCTGCTCGCCGGGCAGACCGACGACGACGGCAAGCCGCTCACCATCGAGCAGGCAGCCGCCAAGGTGCTCCCCGAGGTCCGGGGCGCCTTCTCCCTCGTCTTCATGGACGAGCACACCCTCTACGCCGCCCGCGACCCGCAGGGCATCCGCCCGCTGGTGCTCGGCCGCCTGGAGCGCGGCTGGGTGGTCGCGTCCGAGACCGCGGCCCTGGACATCTGCGGTGCCGGCTTCGTCCGCGAGATCGAGCCGGGCGAGATGATCGCCATTGACGAGCAGGGCCTTCGCACCTCCCGATTCGCAGAAGCGAAGCCCAAGGGCTGTGTCTTCGAGTACGTCTACCTGGCCCGCCCCGACACCGAGATCGCCGGACGCAACGTCTATCTGTCCCGGGTCGAGATGGGCCGCCGTCTCGCCGAGGAGGCGCCCGTCGACGCCGACCTGGTGATAGCGACACCCGAGTCCGGCACCCCTGCCGCGATCGGGTACGCCGAGGCTTCCGGGATCCCGTTCGGCGCGGGGCTTGTCAAGAACGCCTATGTCGGCCGGACCTTCATCCAGCCGTCCCAGACCATCCGCCAGCTCGGCATCCGGCTGAAGCTCAACCCGCTGAAGGAAGTCATCGAGGGCAAGCGCCTGGTGGTCGTGGACGACTCGATCGTCCGCGGCAACACCCAGCGCGCGCTCGTCCGGATGCTCCGCGAGGCCGGCGCCGCCGAGGTCCATGTGCGGATCTCCTCGCCACCGGTCAAGTGGCCCTGCTTCTTCGGTATCGACTTCGCGACGCGCGCCGAGCTCATCGCCAACGGGATGACGATCGAGGAGATCGGTGCCTCACTCGGTGCCGACTCGCTGTCGTACATCTCCATCGACGGCATGATCGAAGCCACCACCATCGCCAAGCCGAACCTCTGCCGTGCCTGCTTCGACGGCGAGTACCCGATGGAGCTGCCCGATCCCGAGCTCCTCGGCAAGCAGCTCCTGGAGACCGAGCTGGCGGGCGGCGCCGACGCCGCCGATGCCCTGCGCCGTCCCTGA